A single genomic interval of Leptospira montravelensis harbors:
- a CDS encoding fumarylacetoacetate hydrolase family protein, protein MATNYIRFEKEKKIDWAKWENGKLFPLLAGDLNTKEFLEFVKTKPKISESSKLSLEEVSLLSPITAPCQIICQGANYEQHLIESGLNPKEKKYNLFFTKSDASLSPPVGEVIRPNHVRLLDYEIELGLVFGKPINQSLESNSFKLSDYVSALFMANDISARDIQLPQMQWYKGKSYRSFLPAGPILAVLEEGDVSLLENLELTLLVNDRIRQHDSIAGLVYKPEETIQELSQFCDIMPGDVLLTGTPSGCALRAPGKLVQKIAALLSEKRKWELFIKGQLKRTEYLQPGDTIRSSIRTADRRIDLGDQILKVVQEK, encoded by the coding sequence ATGGCTACAAATTATATACGTTTTGAAAAAGAGAAAAAGATTGATTGGGCTAAATGGGAAAATGGAAAATTGTTTCCTCTGTTGGCTGGTGATTTGAATACTAAAGAATTTTTGGAATTTGTAAAAACCAAACCAAAAATTTCGGAGTCTTCCAAATTATCTTTAGAAGAAGTATCTCTTCTTTCCCCGATTACAGCGCCATGCCAAATCATTTGTCAAGGAGCAAACTACGAACAACATTTGATAGAGTCAGGACTAAATCCAAAAGAAAAAAAATATAATTTGTTTTTCACAAAATCAGATGCTTCTTTGTCTCCTCCAGTCGGTGAAGTGATTCGACCAAATCATGTTAGGTTACTTGATTATGAGATTGAACTTGGGTTGGTATTTGGAAAGCCAATCAATCAATCGCTGGAAAGTAATTCATTCAAACTAAGTGACTATGTTTCTGCTTTGTTTATGGCCAATGACATATCTGCTCGAGATATCCAACTCCCTCAGATGCAGTGGTACAAAGGAAAATCATACCGTAGTTTTCTTCCCGCAGGTCCAATACTAGCAGTATTAGAAGAAGGAGATGTTTCATTATTAGAAAATTTAGAACTTACCTTACTTGTCAATGATCGCATACGCCAACACGATTCTATTGCTGGTTTGGTTTATAAACCTGAAGAAACCATCCAAGAGTTATCTCAATTTTGCGATATAATGCCAGGTGATGTTTTATTAACAGGCACACCTTCTGGTTGTGCCCTAAGAGCCCCAGGAAAACTGGTACAGAAAATCGCTGCCTTACTTTCGGAAAAAAGGAAATGGGAACTTTTTATAAAAGGCCAATTAAAACGAACTGAATACTTGCAGCCTGGTGATACCATTCGTTCTTCCATAAGAACTGCGGACCGTCGAATTGATTTGGGAGACCAAATATTAAAGGTAGTCCAAGAAAAATGA
- a CDS encoding SDR family oxidoreductase codes for MKLLLDHKNMFWNGKVVWITGASSGIGEALVQELKETGVKLVLSARRKTELERVKSQSGLSDENCLILPLDLEKYTTLVEFPELILQKFGSIDVLINNGGISQRSLAHETSLSTYQSLMNINFFGNISLSLALLPYFRKQNKGHIVSIASIAGKFGVPYRTGYSSSKFALTGFYEALRAENTNHNIKITLVYPGFIKTNISENAYSGDGSKHGKVDPGIQEGIDSRVCAKQIISAIESGRLEVVIARPKEKFAIFLHKYFPRLFAKLIPRVKVV; via the coding sequence ATGAAATTATTGTTGGATCATAAAAATATGTTTTGGAATGGAAAAGTTGTTTGGATTACGGGGGCTTCTTCTGGTATCGGAGAGGCTTTAGTGCAAGAATTAAAGGAAACAGGTGTTAAACTTGTACTTTCTGCCCGTCGTAAAACGGAATTGGAGAGAGTAAAAAGCCAATCAGGATTGTCAGACGAGAATTGTTTAATTTTACCTCTAGATTTAGAAAAATATACTACGTTAGTAGAATTTCCAGAATTAATACTGCAAAAATTTGGAAGTATCGATGTGTTAATCAATAATGGTGGAATCAGCCAACGTTCGTTAGCTCATGAGACTAGTTTGTCAACATACCAATCGCTTATGAATATCAATTTCTTTGGTAATATCTCTCTTTCACTGGCTTTGTTACCTTATTTTAGAAAACAGAATAAAGGTCATATTGTTAGTATCGCAAGCATTGCTGGAAAATTTGGTGTTCCTTATCGTACTGGATATTCCTCTTCAAAATTTGCGCTGACTGGTTTTTATGAAGCCCTTCGCGCAGAAAATACAAATCATAATATAAAAATTACTTTAGTATATCCTGGATTCATTAAAACCAATATTTCGGAAAATGCATATTCTGGAGATGGTTCTAAACATGGAAAGGTTGACCCTGGAATTCAAGAAGGGATCGATTCTCGCGTGTGCGCAAAACAAATCATATCGGCGATTGAAAGTGGAAGGTTGGAAGTAGTCATTGCTCGTCCAAAAGAAAAATTTGCCATTTTTCTACATAAATACTTTCCAAGATTGTTCGCTAAGTTGATTCCAAGAGTAA